From a region of the Salarias fasciatus chromosome 6, fSalaFa1.1, whole genome shotgun sequence genome:
- the LOC115390042 gene encoding programmed cell death protein 4-like, whose translation MATEVETWSAAPPADGMPSVDGNLAEGSQPYSDDEDALNEVEVNGNWTPQEKALHEARLKAKAKRRLRKSSSRNSTSESFSESGELVPGDPHSPKGKANTNDRKSRTGKGRGLPKKGGAGGKGVWGAAGMVYEVEEPDARDPNYDESSQGDTVYATVVPEVDEKELEKMVNPIVQEYFEHGDTKEVEMLLKELNLGPHKYEFSSLAVSLSLEGKASHRELTSRLLSDLSGKMLSQRDMGRAFDKILKELPDLILDTPEAPQMLGQFIARAIADHVLPMDFLDCYKGKVDCEHARVALDRAAVLLTMKREMVRLDNVWGVGGGLRPVKHLIKEMNLLLKEYLISGDVAEAEHCLRDLEVPHFHHELVYEAVVMVLESKGESASHMMMKLLQSLWKTGLITVDQMNRGFQRVFDELPEISLDVPHAHAIMETFVDLCYQEAVITKQLRDACPSRGRKRFVSEGDGGLIKN comes from the exons ATGGCGACAGAAGTGGAGACGTGGTCCGCCGCTCCGCCAGCCGACG GGATGCCTTCAGTGGACGGTAACCTGGCCGAGGGGAGCCAGCCCTACAGCGACGACGAGGACGCGCTGAACGAGGTGGAAGTCAACGGCAACTGGACGCCCCAGGAGAAAGCGCTCCACGAAGCCCGTCTCAAAGCCAAGGCCAAGCGGCGCCTGCGAAAGTCTTCGTCCCGCAACTCCACCAGCGAGTCCTTCTCCGAGTCGGGAGAGCTGGTACCGGGAGACCCACACAGTCCGAAGGGCAAAGCCAACACCAACGACCGCAAGTCGCGGACGGGCAAAGGCAGAGGGCTTCCAAAAAAAG gaggagctggcggCAAAGGAGTGTGGGGAGCTGCTGGGATGGTTTACGAGGTTGAAGAGCCTGACGCTCGGGACCCAAACTACGACGAGTCTTCTCAG GGGGACACAGTTTACGCCACAGTTGTGCCAGAAGTTGACGAGAAAGAACTAGAAAAAATGGTCAACCCAATCGTCCAGGAGTACTTCGAGCATGGAGACACGAAGGAGGTGGAG atgctgctgaaggagctcaaCCTGGGTCCGCACAAGTACGAGTTCTCCTCCTTGGCCGTGTCCCTGTCCCTCGAGGGTAAAGCCAGCCACAGAGAGCTGACCTCCCGCCTGCTGTCCGACCTGTCGGGGAAGATGCTGTCGCAGCGCGACATGGGACGCGCTTTCGACAAGATCCTCAAAGAGCTGCCGGACCTCATCCTGGACACACCGGAGGCTCCGCAG ATGTTAGGCCAGTTTATTGCCAGAGCCATAGCGGACCATGTCCTGCCCATGGACTTCCTGGACTGTTACAAGGGAAAAGTGGACTGTGAGCACGCCAG AGTGGCTTTAGACCGCGCCGCAGTGCTGCTGACCATGAAGAGGGAGATGGTCCGTCTGGACAATGTGTGGGGCGTCGGAGGAGGCCTGAGACCGGTCAAGCATCTCATCAAAGAG ATGAACCTTCTGCTCAAGGAGTACCTGATATCAGGCGATGTGGCTGAGGCGGAGCACTGTCTGCGGGACCTGGAAGTCCCACACTTTCACCACGAGCTGGTCTATGAG GCGGTGGTGATGGTGCTGGAGTCCAAAGGCGAGAGCGCCAGCCACATGATGATGAAGCTCCTTCAGTCGCTCTGGAAAACGGGCCTCATCACTGTGGACCAGATGAACAGG GGATTCCAGCGCGTCTTTGATGAGCTCCCTGAAATCAGCCTTGACGTGCCGCATGCCCACGCCATCATGGAGACCTTTGTGGATCTCTGCTACCAGGAGGCAGTGATCACCAAGCAGCTGAGGGACGCCTGCCCCTCCAG agggcgaaAGCGTTTCGTTAGTGAAGGAGACGGAGGCCTGATAAAGAATTAA